Proteins found in one bacterium genomic segment:
- a CDS encoding MFS transporter — MLKISSMMNMIVNRVNRRSGSHAEPRAYTCGTLRYTTFGLVMVFFWLLWGDFTMSLMETVLPSILPLQLKALGAPNMVMSVFLVTVPSVMNFFVNPVISFRSDRHRGPLGRRIPFLLAPTPFITVVLVAIAFAPEIGTWVHGLMAGHGGFGKNTVIIGMIGLLLVIFQFFNMFISSVYYYLFNDMVPAAYLARFMAAFRVVGTLAGMTFNYFVFPHAQTHMRFIFLGAAVLYFVGFMSMCFGLKEGKYPPPTSLVGNKTGLLASFETYFRECFTHPYYLNMFAMSSAGQVAGACGFVGTLFYLHLGISLEQLGKFNTWMAIPGLLLMVPMGMLSDRVHPVRVLVGLGFFGPIMAIASFFFVHDFRSIIILTLIAFPIAQLQGAATMPLNWLLFPKDQFGQFGSADAMARSIVTIVGSVVAGLFLDFMKRLYHGDEEYYRWMYIWSAVFASISYFFLWRVYKGWKAHGGLKNYKAPRVEHSGTTRSIM, encoded by the coding sequence ATGCTCAAAATCTCTTCAATGATGAACATGATTGTGAACCGTGTGAACCGGCGGTCGGGATCTCACGCTGAACCGCGCGCTTACACCTGCGGCACCCTTCGCTACACGACCTTCGGGCTGGTCATGGTGTTCTTCTGGCTCCTGTGGGGCGACTTCACCATGAGCCTCATGGAGACGGTGCTGCCCTCGATCCTGCCCCTGCAACTCAAGGCGCTTGGCGCGCCCAACATGGTCATGAGTGTGTTCCTGGTGACCGTGCCCAGTGTCATGAACTTCTTTGTCAATCCGGTTATCAGTTTTCGAAGTGACCGGCACCGGGGGCCCTTGGGGCGGCGGATTCCTTTCTTGCTGGCGCCCACACCGTTCATTACCGTCGTGCTTGTGGCCATTGCCTTTGCGCCTGAAATCGGTACCTGGGTGCATGGGCTGATGGCGGGACACGGGGGCTTTGGGAAGAACACCGTCATCATCGGCATGATCGGGCTGCTGCTCGTCATCTTCCAGTTCTTCAACATGTTCATCTCGTCGGTTTACTATTATCTTTTCAACGATATGGTGCCGGCGGCCTATCTGGCGCGTTTCATGGCCGCGTTCCGGGTAGTAGGGACATTGGCGGGAATGACCTTTAATTATTTCGTTTTCCCCCATGCCCAGACGCACATGCGGTTTATTTTCCTGGGTGCGGCAGTCCTCTATTTCGTCGGGTTCATGTCCATGTGTTTCGGCCTGAAGGAAGGAAAATATCCCCCGCCGACTTCCCTAGTGGGGAACAAGACGGGGCTATTGGCCAGTTTTGAGACCTATTTCCGAGAATGTTTCACCCATCCCTACTATTTGAATATGTTTGCGATGTCGTCGGCGGGGCAGGTGGCCGGTGCTTGTGGTTTCGTGGGAACGCTGTTCTATCTCCATCTGGGGATCTCATTGGAACAGTTGGGTAAGTTCAATACCTGGATGGCGATTCCGGGATTACTGCTCATGGTGCCGATGGGGATGTTGAGTGATCGGGTTCACCCGGTACGGGTGCTGGTCGGGCTCGGGTTCTTTGGGCCGATCATGGCGATCGCATCCTTCTTCTTTGTCCATGATTTCAGGAGTATCATCATCTTGACGCTGATTGCATTTCCCATCGCCCAGTTACAAGGGGCGGCGACCATGCCCTTGAATTGGCTGCTGTTCCCCAAGGATCAGTTTGGCCAGTTCGGCTCGGCGGATGCAATGGCACGTTCCATCGTCACGATTGTCGGCAGTGTGGTGGCGGGACTCTTCCTGGACTTCATGAAGCGACTCTATCACGGGGATGAGGAATACTATCGCTGGATGTACATCTGGTCCGCGGTTTTTGCATCGATCAGTTACTTCTTCCTGTGGCGCGTTTATAAGGGCTGGAAGGCGCACGGGGGGCTAAAGAATTACAAGGCGCCGCGTGTTGAGCACAGCGGGACCACGAGATCGATTATGTGA
- a CDS encoding trehalase family glycosidase: MSTFDRSKVPEPVLCQHGEWIDMYWKALEMGLGNVEHPTKKGWKSQMCCMPGSGNIWQWDSCFMAMFSKYMPGVMPGYNNLDNLYRMQDKRGYISMAYIIEKEKEAYGELINPPLYAWAEWQYYRSTGDKVRLARCLPVLVKLYDWLKANRRRDEIGLYWFEVPGASGMDNSPRGGHYRNGSGMAHVDLSAQQALSAGYLAQMATALGKKQLAARFETERTDLGEKINSIMWSEKTGFYHDIFNDDYRYKNIINSKTVAGFWPLLAGIATHGRADRLIEHLLNPAEFWRKHPVPSLSADDPNYDSLGAYWRGGVWAPTNYMVVKGLERYGRRDLAYELAVKHMENLCEVWTGFGPASLWECYSPDLNRPGTAKEGELSRSGFVGWTGLGPVAMLIEDILGVDVDVPANTITLRPCLLEEHGIRRLAFGKGHVDLICASRPSRETAPTIKVSSTVPFKLRVEWVQRKAEKSISIGDCIFVSGKREELK; encoded by the coding sequence ATGAGTACCTTTGATCGAAGCAAAGTGCCTGAGCCGGTGTTGTGCCAGCATGGCGAGTGGATTGACATGTACTGGAAGGCGCTCGAGATGGGGCTCGGCAATGTCGAGCACCCAACAAAAAAGGGCTGGAAGTCGCAGATGTGTTGCATGCCCGGGTCTGGCAACATCTGGCAGTGGGACAGTTGCTTCATGGCGATGTTCTCCAAGTACATGCCGGGAGTGATGCCGGGCTACAACAACCTCGATAACCTCTACAGGATGCAGGATAAGCGCGGCTACATCAGCATGGCGTACATTATTGAGAAGGAGAAAGAGGCCTACGGCGAACTCATTAACCCCCCTCTTTACGCCTGGGCCGAGTGGCAATACTACCGGTCGACCGGCGACAAGGTCCGTCTCGCCCGCTGCCTACCTGTGCTGGTGAAGTTGTATGACTGGCTGAAGGCGAACCGGCGGCGCGACGAGATCGGCCTGTATTGGTTTGAGGTGCCCGGCGCCAGCGGCATGGATAACTCGCCGCGTGGCGGGCACTACCGCAACGGCAGCGGCATGGCTCATGTGGATCTCAGCGCCCAGCAGGCGCTGTCGGCGGGTTACCTCGCGCAGATGGCGACGGCGTTGGGTAAAAAACAACTCGCCGCCCGGTTCGAGACCGAACGTACCGACCTTGGCGAAAAGATCAACTCCATCATGTGGAGCGAAAAGACCGGCTTCTATCATGATATTTTCAATGATGACTACCGGTACAAGAACATCATCAACTCCAAGACCGTGGCCGGGTTCTGGCCGTTGCTGGCTGGCATTGCCACCCATGGGCGGGCGGATCGCCTGATCGAGCATCTGCTGAATCCCGCCGAGTTCTGGCGCAAGCACCCGGTGCCGAGCCTCTCGGCGGATGACCCGAACTATGATTCGCTGGGGGCGTACTGGCGTGGTGGTGTCTGGGCGCCGACCAACTACATGGTCGTCAAGGGGCTCGAACGGTACGGACGGCGCGATCTGGCGTACGAGCTGGCGGTCAAGCACATGGAGAATCTCTGCGAGGTGTGGACCGGGTTCGGCCCGGCATCGTTGTGGGAGTGCTATAGTCCGGACTTGAACCGCCCTGGAACAGCGAAAGAGGGGGAGTTGTCCCGGAGTGGATTCGTGGGCTGGACCGGATTGGGGCCGGTTGCCATGCTGATCGAGGATATTCTCGGGGTGGATGTCGATGTTCCCGCCAACACGATCACGTTGCGGCCCTGCTTGTTGGAGGAGCACGGGATCAGGCGGCTGGCATTCGGCAAGGGCCATGTTGACTTGATTTGCGCGAGCCGGCCATCACGGGAAACCGCGCCGACCATCAAGGTGTCGAGCACGGTGCCATTTAAGCTTCGGGTCGAGTGGGTGCAACGCAAGGCCGAAAAAAGCATTTCTATTGGCGATTGCATATTTGTCTCGGGGAAGCGGGAGGAGTTAAAATGA
- a CDS encoding alpha/beta fold hydrolase: MKNYNFVFVVMLLALVVPVFAAGKKEKGEEKFKIEEVTFKAECDGTDQKYNLILPPRFQAGVKHDVLIALHGHGSDRMQFVKDVFPEARAARKTASEKSMIYVTPDYRGNTSWMGPKAEADVVQIIGELKKKYKTGRIFICGASMGGSSCLTFTALHPELIDGVASMNGTANHMEYDNFQSYIKESFGGSKTDIPEEYKKRSAELWPEKFKMPVGITVGGQDKIVPPQSVLRLGAKLKDANPDNVLVICREKTAHTTSEDDAITILNFIIKKAAK, translated from the coding sequence ATGAAGAATTACAATTTTGTATTCGTAGTGATGTTACTTGCCCTGGTGGTGCCGGTGTTTGCCGCGGGCAAAAAGGAAAAGGGAGAGGAGAAATTCAAGATAGAGGAGGTGACGTTCAAGGCGGAGTGTGACGGCACCGATCAAAAGTATAACCTGATTCTTCCGCCCCGCTTCCAGGCGGGAGTCAAGCATGACGTCCTTATCGCCTTGCATGGGCATGGCTCAGATAGAATGCAGTTCGTGAAAGATGTATTCCCTGAAGCCCGGGCCGCGAGGAAGACGGCTTCTGAAAAATCGATGATCTACGTCACGCCCGATTACCGTGGCAATACCTCATGGATGGGGCCCAAGGCTGAGGCCGATGTGGTTCAAATCATTGGCGAGTTGAAAAAGAAATATAAGACAGGCCGGATATTCATCTGCGGGGCGTCGATGGGGGGCTCATCTTGCCTGACCTTCACGGCCCTCCATCCCGAGTTGATTGACGGTGTCGCATCCATGAATGGAACGGCCAATCATATGGAATACGACAATTTTCAAAGTTACATAAAAGAGTCCTTTGGCGGCTCTAAAACCGACATTCCCGAAGAATACAAAAAGAGAAGCGCGGAATTGTGGCCTGAAAAATTCAAAATGCCCGTTGGCATCACGGTTGGCGGCCAGGACAAGATCGTTCCGCCACAGAGTGTTCTACGCTTAGGAGCCAAACTTAAGGACGCCAATCCTGACAATGTTCTGGTTATCTGTCGTGAAAAGACGGCGCACACCACTAGTGAAGATGATGCAATAACCATCCTCAATTTCATCATCAAAAAAGCGGCGAAATAA
- a CDS encoding LacI family DNA-binding transcriptional regulator, translating into MKKSSKEGKLQGSRRVTLADVAAKAGVDAATASQVLNDRPNCWASEATRQRIRDAAEALDYRPNLAARALRSGKTGVIGLISPGFATGSPHSRADGLTDAALKADYTVTLSSHPNDSVSEDMVIRRLLDRGVDGLAIYPVDPGPHTELRRLVASGFPVVTFEGANLLDLECDDISVDTLAVGRRQARHLLSLGRRRICLANTKPMARIVSLREKGIREELVRAGKMAPIEMLIEGPASHEIEDAETREVAMKRFLEEHRGEFDGIIGGDQLASMAIRFLQEMGVRVPEDVAVIGGGDSILATYGIVPMTSVCAAGDLAGAKAFGLLMDRISGKCNGSYRRLTNPAKLVVRKSTQV; encoded by the coding sequence ATGAAGAAATCCTCAAAGGAAGGCAAATTGCAGGGCAGTCGGCGTGTAACGCTGGCTGATGTGGCGGCAAAGGCCGGGGTTGATGCCGCCACAGCCAGCCAGGTTTTGAATGATCGCCCGAATTGCTGGGCTTCGGAGGCGACCCGGCAGCGTATTCGTGATGCGGCTGAGGCATTAGATTATCGTCCCAATCTCGCGGCACGGGCGCTACGATCAGGCAAGACAGGTGTTATTGGCCTCATCTCTCCCGGCTTCGCCACTGGTTCCCCGCATAGTCGTGCGGATGGATTGACCGATGCGGCATTGAAGGCCGATTATACGGTCACCTTGAGCTCCCATCCCAATGACTCGGTATCTGAAGATATGGTCATCCGGCGATTGCTGGATCGCGGAGTGGATGGTTTGGCAATCTATCCTGTGGATCCGGGGCCACACACGGAACTACGCCGCCTTGTGGCGTCCGGTTTTCCTGTGGTTACCTTTGAGGGTGCCAACCTGCTGGATCTCGAGTGCGACGATATCAGTGTGGATACCCTGGCTGTTGGGCGACGCCAGGCGCGGCACCTGTTGAGTCTTGGGCGGCGGCGCATTTGTCTGGCGAATACTAAACCCATGGCCCGGATTGTGTCCCTCCGTGAGAAAGGTATACGCGAGGAACTGGTGAGGGCTGGAAAGATGGCCCCTATCGAAATGCTCATTGAGGGGCCCGCCTCGCATGAAATTGAGGATGCCGAGACTAGGGAGGTTGCGATGAAACGCTTCCTTGAGGAACACCGCGGAGAATTTGATGGAATTATTGGTGGCGATCAGCTGGCCTCCATGGCCATCCGTTTTCTCCAGGAAATGGGTGTGAGAGTTCCGGAGGATGTTGCGGTGATAGGGGGCGGCGATTCAATCCTGGCGACCTACGGCATTGTGCCAATGACGTCCGTCTGTGCCGCTGGCGATCTGGCTGGAGCCAAGGCATTCGGACTTCTCATGGACCGGATTAGCGGGAAATGTAACGGTTCCTATCGACGTTTAACCAACCCGGCGAAACTGGTCGTCCGGAAATCCACTCAAGTATAG
- a CDS encoding FlgD immunoglobulin-like domain containing protein — MHRYIGKIVVLAAVILAVNNVSAEIKNFSFTDGKVSYTLTESNNVTIQLFTPGGELISTLFAGEQKKPGEYSFQWDSKDREGHLIKKGRYLLKAGVGRKAVKDANFAKTGFIQMQNPGGLVIDKNGDLYILDIGVSESGGYGLYEKWLKPAGLYKFTADGAPINDFYPSESNFHGLPRGWHRWIAMDDTNLYCSLGGTVNVMEKTGRIIRTVDGGAPSQGGGALGADSKLYTRVEGGHEIYVCNRSLEKGFLFKTPSFLPGAFGIPTMIADGRNGIYLTAGPTMKLEDKGTNIVLRYQYPTPDTVQGLALSQGMIYVVDRSPASNVYQLWDTGESLLKVAVMGDDSIKGLHAIAVSPDGKSLYLLEDGMDQGKGCGKGAGRLFKYDLGYAQEAQANVTLSGEAIHE, encoded by the coding sequence ATGCATCGATATATCGGGAAGATCGTCGTTTTGGCCGCGGTCATTTTGGCCGTCAATAACGTTTCGGCGGAAATCAAAAACTTTTCCTTCACGGATGGGAAAGTCAGTTACACGCTTACCGAGTCGAACAATGTGACCATTCAGTTGTTCACGCCGGGAGGGGAACTGATCTCCACCCTGTTTGCCGGTGAGCAAAAGAAACCGGGTGAATACAGTTTCCAGTGGGACAGCAAGGATCGTGAAGGACACCTGATCAAGAAGGGCCGTTACTTGCTGAAGGCGGGTGTGGGCCGGAAAGCGGTGAAGGATGCCAACTTCGCCAAAACCGGATTCATCCAGATGCAGAACCCGGGCGGACTCGTCATCGACAAGAACGGCGATCTCTATATCCTGGATATCGGGGTATCGGAGAGCGGCGGCTATGGGCTATACGAAAAATGGCTAAAACCAGCCGGTCTCTATAAGTTCACGGCCGATGGTGCGCCGATCAACGACTTCTACCCATCGGAAAGCAATTTTCACGGTCTGCCCCGGGGCTGGCATCGGTGGATCGCCATGGATGACACGAACCTCTATTGCTCGCTGGGTGGCACGGTGAATGTGATGGAGAAGACTGGGCGCATTATCCGCACAGTCGATGGCGGGGCACCCTCGCAGGGTGGGGGCGCACTGGGGGCCGATAGCAAGTTGTATACTCGGGTGGAAGGGGGCCATGAAATCTATGTGTGTAACCGGTCTCTTGAAAAAGGATTTCTCTTCAAGACGCCCTCATTTCTCCCGGGCGCTTTCGGAATACCGACCATGATTGCCGATGGCCGCAACGGGATTTACCTGACCGCGGGCCCAACGATGAAACTCGAGGACAAGGGCACAAACATCGTTCTGCGCTATCAATATCCGACCCCTGATACGGTGCAGGGCCTGGCCTTGAGCCAAGGCATGATTTATGTGGTGGATCGGTCGCCTGCCTCGAATGTCTATCAGTTGTGGGATACCGGCGAGTCCTTGCTGAAGGTTGCCGTGATGGGGGACGATTCCATCAAGGGGCTCCATGCCATCGCGGTCTCGCCTGACGGAAAGAGCCTTTATCTCCTGGAAGATGGCATGGATCAGGGCAAGGGATGCGGCAAAGGCGCCGGACGCCTCTTCAAATATGACCTCGGCTATGCCCAGGAGGCCCAGGCGAATGTAACGCTTTCTGGCGAGGCGATTCATGAATAG
- a CDS encoding SGNH/GDSL hydrolase family protein: MRFCYFGDSISVHYGPYLETYLCGSAAGSRMEGAAEALSNLDTPQGTNTGDSSMLLAFFKNKAESGGIDSDLLLFNCGLHDIKTDPVTGAKQIPLPQYRENLKAILGVLAGMKPRPVWIRTTPCDEAVHNHAGSTFLRFSADGVAYNQAADQIMAEAGIPVIDLYTFTLNLGSELYCDHVHFHEHIREKQAAYLAGWLAAFVLKA; encoded by the coding sequence ATGAGGTTTTGTTATTTCGGGGACAGCATATCAGTCCATTACGGGCCTTATCTTGAAACCTACCTGTGCGGGAGCGCTGCGGGTTCACGAATGGAAGGCGCGGCGGAAGCGCTGTCGAATCTCGACACGCCGCAGGGAACGAATACCGGCGATTCGTCCATGCTGCTGGCGTTTTTCAAGAACAAGGCGGAATCGGGCGGGATTGACAGCGACCTCCTGCTTTTCAACTGCGGGCTGCACGACATCAAGACGGATCCGGTGACGGGGGCCAAGCAGATTCCGCTTCCGCAATACCGCGAGAACCTCAAGGCTATTCTGGGCGTTTTGGCGGGGATGAAGCCCCGGCCGGTTTGGATTCGAACCACGCCCTGTGACGAAGCGGTGCACAATCATGCAGGTTCGACCTTTCTGCGCTTTTCAGCCGACGGCGTAGCCTACAATCAGGCCGCTGATCAAATCATGGCGGAGGCCGGGATTCCAGTGATCGATTTGTATACCTTCACCCTCAACCTCGGGTCCGAACTCTATTGCGACCATGTGCATTTCCATGAGCACATTCGCGAGAAGCAGGCGGCTTACCTTGCCGGGTGGCTGGCGGCGTTTGTCTTGAAGGCGTAA
- a CDS encoding DUF4838 domain-containing protein has product MNRGWRGFCLVALLLASGCASPVVLTKNNAPASTIVIGAQAAKEEVKAASVLQQYIFEISGAKLPIQKDDKPVDGAVISVGNTTLLPADIREKLKIGGKVAATDPGRDAIAIAVRKDRVFLAGHNGDATLFSVYDFLEGLGCRWFFACKAGTVIPRTPTLQLEKREALSFPDFAYRNDFSWDSPGREGETRKWREANKINEKWVAGTSGHNFFTIWPESLYDAHPEYFPLINGKRVRHAQRCLSNPGLIKLGIEWADKTLQAHPEYEVIPFICNDGEGGHCQCTNCTSLGNFGDQTMYMANEVGKELFKKYPDKQIQVYSYYQSARAIKIKADGYDEGKDRVVVDMYSNYALEPWNTVIESWGKASHHLIICEAWPWIYWSWGVHMGDPVSYADNRLKQYPFYKTNHALGISTQVRGDWAIFGFSRYLSAKLKWNVNADVEKIKQDFCEKMFPNAQDEFYCFNELYDEKYSDNIDLTVFLQRGFYFLDKIRHKIRTEQERERWEFYALYLHERSLALKFEAIENTDRQAKLKATWKMISFIKGIEDWGVLDSRNWVATFYAEVLKNALGEKPSADDCPEMPAMEINSRKIEEFFDQDRPLYKTSIPIMQRKPLI; this is encoded by the coding sequence ATGAATAGGGGATGGCGTGGGTTTTGCCTGGTCGCCCTCCTGTTGGCGAGCGGTTGCGCCAGTCCGGTGGTGCTGACGAAGAACAACGCGCCCGCCTCCACGATTGTCATCGGGGCGCAGGCAGCCAAAGAGGAAGTGAAGGCGGCCTCGGTTCTCCAGCAATATATATTTGAGATATCCGGCGCGAAACTCCCCATCCAAAAGGATGACAAACCCGTTGACGGGGCCGTCATCTCGGTTGGTAACACCACGTTGCTTCCTGCTGACATTCGGGAAAAACTGAAGATTGGAGGGAAAGTGGCGGCCACGGATCCTGGACGGGATGCGATCGCTATTGCTGTGCGCAAGGACCGGGTATTCCTGGCCGGACACAATGGCGATGCCACGCTTTTCAGCGTGTATGATTTCCTGGAGGGGCTGGGTTGCCGCTGGTTCTTTGCCTGCAAGGCCGGAACGGTGATCCCCCGCACCCCTACGCTACAGTTAGAGAAGCGGGAAGCTCTGAGCTTTCCGGATTTTGCGTACCGGAACGATTTCAGTTGGGATTCGCCCGGCCGCGAGGGGGAAACAAGAAAATGGAGGGAGGCCAACAAAATCAATGAAAAATGGGTGGCCGGCACATCCGGACACAATTTCTTCACCATCTGGCCGGAAAGTTTGTATGACGCGCATCCTGAATACTTTCCCCTGATCAATGGCAAACGGGTCCGGCATGCCCAGCGTTGTCTTTCCAATCCCGGCTTAATTAAGCTGGGAATTGAATGGGCGGACAAAACCCTGCAGGCGCACCCCGAGTATGAAGTGATTCCCTTTATATGTAATGACGGTGAAGGCGGTCATTGCCAGTGCACGAACTGCACCAGTCTGGGTAATTTTGGCGATCAGACCATGTATATGGCTAATGAAGTAGGGAAGGAACTTTTTAAGAAATATCCTGATAAACAGATCCAAGTCTACTCCTATTACCAGTCGGCGCGGGCGATCAAGATCAAGGCCGATGGTTATGATGAAGGCAAAGACCGTGTGGTGGTGGATATGTATTCCAATTATGCGCTGGAGCCATGGAACACGGTCATAGAAAGCTGGGGCAAGGCTTCGCATCACCTCATTATCTGCGAAGCCTGGCCCTGGATCTACTGGTCCTGGGGGGTCCACATGGGGGATCCCGTTTCCTATGCCGACAACCGGCTAAAGCAATACCCCTTCTACAAGACCAACCATGCTCTCGGAATATCCACCCAAGTCAGGGGGGACTGGGCGATATTCGGCTTCAGCCGCTATCTTTCCGCCAAACTGAAATGGAATGTGAATGCGGACGTGGAGAAAATAAAGCAGGACTTCTGCGAGAAGATGTTCCCCAATGCCCAGGATGAGTTCTATTGTTTCAACGAATTGTATGATGAAAAATATTCGGACAACATTGACCTGACGGTGTTCCTGCAACGCGGGTTTTACTTTCTGGATAAGATCCGGCACAAAATTAGAACTGAGCAGGAACGGGAGCGCTGGGAGTTCTATGCGCTTTATCTCCATGAGCGTTCTTTAGCGCTCAAATTCGAGGCCATTGAAAATACGGACCGGCAGGCCAAACTCAAGGCCACGTGGAAGATGATCAGTTTCATAAAGGGGATTGAGGACTGGGGCGTCCTGGACTCGCGGAACTGGGTGGCGACATTCTATGCGGAGGTGCTGAAGAACGCCTTGGGTGAAAAGCCGTCCGCCGATGATTGTCCTGAGATGCCGGCCATGGAGATCAATTCAAGGAAAATTGAAGAGTTCTTTGATCAGGACAGGCCGTTGTACAAGACTTCAATTCCCATCATGCAGAGAAAGCCGCTAATATGA
- a CDS encoding alpha-galactosidase gives MDQHKEVKIAYIGGGSRAWAKHLMTDLALTPELSGELRLYDIDLNAAKANEVVAAHIFGHKDALTQFKVRAVKTAKEALQGVDFVVMSIEPGPIDLRYSDLEIPAKYGIIQPVGDTTGPGGICRALRTIPIYTDYARKIMEYCPAAWVINYTNPMTLCTAALYDAAPGIKAIGCCHEIFGTQTMLAKLVSKWFEVPEPARQEIVLDIAGVNHFTFASEASWKGRDLFPLLRRHVAGQGFFSNRSRKSQWRKKNQRWFETDHLVAYDFLAGFGVLGAAGDRHLAEFVPWYLTSEKDIHRWGVVLTPAKWRIEVSRRLPAYKPQEHLKKSGEEGCEQMLALLGFRDLCTNVNLPNVGQVPFLANGAVVESYANFTRNSVKPVVSKQLPPMVESLVRRVSDVQCMTLKASLEKDRDMAFQALLYDPLVDISTDKARKMFTEMLSNQKSMMPGWKL, from the coding sequence ATGGATCAGCATAAGGAAGTCAAAATCGCCTATATCGGGGGCGGAAGCAGGGCGTGGGCCAAGCATTTGATGACGGATCTGGCGCTCACGCCGGAACTGAGCGGGGAACTCCGCCTGTATGATATCGACCTGAACGCGGCCAAGGCCAATGAGGTGGTTGCTGCCCATATCTTCGGTCACAAGGATGCCCTTACCCAATTCAAGGTGCGAGCCGTCAAGACCGCGAAGGAAGCCCTGCAAGGCGTGGATTTCGTTGTAATGTCCATTGAGCCGGGCCCGATTGACCTGAGATATTCCGATCTTGAGATCCCCGCCAAATACGGGATCATACAACCGGTTGGCGACACCACGGGGCCGGGTGGAATCTGCCGCGCGCTCAGGACCATCCCGATTTATACCGATTACGCCAGAAAGATCATGGAATATTGTCCGGCTGCCTGGGTGATCAACTACACCAATCCCATGACCCTCTGTACGGCGGCGCTCTATGACGCCGCGCCCGGGATCAAGGCGATCGGTTGCTGCCATGAAATCTTCGGGACACAAACGATGCTGGCTAAACTCGTCTCAAAATGGTTTGAGGTGCCCGAGCCTGCTCGGCAGGAGATCGTTCTCGACATTGCCGGTGTCAATCACTTCACATTCGCGTCCGAGGCCAGCTGGAAAGGACGTGATCTCTTCCCGCTGCTTCGCCGGCATGTCGCAGGTCAAGGTTTCTTTTCCAACCGCAGCCGGAAATCCCAGTGGCGGAAAAAGAATCAACGCTGGTTCGAGACCGATCACCTTGTCGCTTATGATTTTCTTGCGGGATTTGGCGTTCTGGGCGCTGCCGGTGACAGACATCTTGCCGAGTTCGTGCCCTGGTACCTGACGAGCGAGAAGGATATTCATCGGTGGGGTGTCGTCCTGACGCCAGCCAAATGGAGAATAGAGGTCAGTCGCAGACTTCCTGCCTACAAGCCGCAAGAGCATTTGAAGAAATCCGGCGAAGAGGGGTGTGAACAGATGCTGGCGCTGTTAGGGTTCAGGGATCTTTGCACGAATGTAAATCTTCCGAATGTGGGACAGGTGCCTTTTCTCGCGAATGGAGCGGTCGTTGAAAGTTATGCCAACTTCACGAGAAATTCCGTCAAGCCGGTCGTCTCAAAGCAGTTGCCGCCGATGGTGGAAAGCTTGGTGAGGCGGGTGTCCGATGTCCAGTGCATGACCTTGAAGGCATCCCTGGAAAAAGACCGGGACATGGCTTTCCAGGCACTCTTATACGATCCCCTAGTAGATATTTCGACGGACAAAGCCCGGAAGATGTTCACGGAAATGCTCTCGAATCAAAAGTCAATGATGCCAGGCTGGAAACTGTGA
- a CDS encoding type II toxin-antitoxin system VapC family toxin, which translates to MKVLLDTCAFIWLCCEPDRFTPAVRQLFLKEPDAELYLSDASVFEIALKSSMGKIELPESSREWVRKQTEIWKIRALPLSREEMFISAELPWHHKDPFDRLVIATAKHHQMPVITADRIFANYGVELIW; encoded by the coding sequence TTGAAAGTTCTTCTGGACACATGTGCTTTTATCTGGCTGTGTTGCGAGCCAGACCGGTTTACTCCCGCTGTTCGTCAGCTGTTCCTGAAAGAGCCGGATGCAGAGTTGTATCTGAGTGACGCCTCGGTTTTTGAAATAGCGCTTAAGAGTTCGATGGGGAAAATAGAACTGCCTGAGTCTTCACGTGAATGGGTGAGAAAACAGACGGAGATTTGGAAAATCCGGGCGCTACCGCTTTCACGGGAAGAAATGTTCATATCGGCGGAGTTACCCTGGCATCACAAAGATCCATTTGATCGGCTTGTTATCGCTACAGCCAAACATCACCAAATGCCTGTGATTACTGCTGACCGAATTTTCGCAAACTATGGGGTTGAACTGATCTGGTAG